The nucleotide window TGCCAAATTACCAAGAAAATAACTAAAGCGACAATAGGAGCAACAACTTTTCTCGGAGATTTTTCGAGGAGAGAAAGTAGGGAAGACATGAAATTATTTTTATGAGTTCGGCGCTGGATATGAGTTGTCATTTTGATACAAAAGAAGAGAATAGGGTGAGAATTGATAATTAATAATTGATAATTGATGATTGTCTATTATCGCTCAGTCATTGGTCAGAACGAAAACTACGCTTCAACTAACAACTGTACAGACGTTGCATGCAACGTCTCTACAACAACTAAACTTTTTTAATCTTGAGAGATTTTAAATAGTCTTCGGGTTTTTCTGGGTCAAAAGTCACGCCATCAAAGAAGGTTTCAACCCCACGAGAAGGACTCTTAGGAATTTCAGTTTCAGGAACGTTAAGTTCTAGTGCGGCTTCTCGCCATAAATCTTCTCGGTTGACTTCATCGACTAACTTTTTCGTATCTGTATCTGCTGGAATATAACCCCAACGGATTTCTTCTGTTAAAAACCAGAGATCGTGACTTTTATAAGGATAGGAAGCATTATCTGACCAGAATTTCATTAATTGGGGGAAGTCTTTTTTAACTTCTCCTGTGCCAAAATCGATTTCCCCTTTAGACCGTGCGATAATATCTGTAGCCGGAACTTTTAACCATTTATCTTGAGAAATAATTTGACACATTTCTTCTTTATTTTCTGCCTTATCACACCATTGTTGTGCTTCCATGACCGCCATTAAAATTGCTTTTGCAGCTTTAGGATTTTGATCAGCCCAATCTTTCCGTAAAGTTAAAGCTTTTTCTGGGTGATCTTTCCACAATTGGCCTGTCACTAAAGCACTATAACCAAGCTTTTGATTGACTAATTGAGCATTCCAAGGTTCTCCTACACAAAAAGCTTCCATATTGCCTACTTTCATATTAGCCACCATTTGGGGAGGAGGTACAGGCACGACAGAAATATCGGTATTAGGATCAATCCCTCCGGCGGCTAACCAATAGCGTAACCATAGGTCATGAGTTCCCCCCGGAAAGGTCATCGCCGCTTTCATTTCTTTGCCTGAAGATTTGGCTTTGGTAAATACTTCTTTGAGGGCTTTACTATCAGTCCCTACTTTTAAATCTTGATAATTATTGGAAACAGAAATTGCCTGACCATTTAAATTTAACCTAGCCAAAATATACATCGGTACAGGTTGCTTTGTTTTGGTAATCGTTCCCAAGGTCATCAGATAAGGCATAGGAGTCAGAATGTGCGCCCCATCAATTCCTCCTCCTTGAGATCCCAACTCTAAATTATCCCGAGTAACTGGCCAAGATGCCTGTTTAAGTACCTCTACCCCTGTCATGCCATATTTATCAAATAAACCCTTTTCTTTAGCAATAATTAGAGGGGCTGCATCGGTTAGGGCAATAAATCCTAATTTTGCTGTGGTGACTTCAGGCCCAGTCCCACTGGCCGCCACCGGAGAAGCATTGGGACTCGGACTAGAAGAGGTCGCTGTTTCGCTAGTAGAACTGCTACACCCATGAATAATTAATGTTCCGGCGGCGGTTGCCCCTGCTGTTAAAATGAATTTTCTTCTGGATAATCTGGTCATAGTTTACTAGGAAATAATGGATTTTTTGGACGAACTAACAATTAGGAATGCAAAAAAAAGGTGTAACTGATTAGTCATTAGCTTTAGAGATGGAGTTGAGCGAGCATGGGTGAAATTATACAGAAAATTAAGGACTAAAAACGAATGACTAAAGTTGATTAACTTATTTTGTAATTTAAAATTTACAGTCTTTAATTCAGAAATTTGTAGTTTTTGTAACAAAAAAAACTATTTGATGCGTTTTTTGCATAATAATATTGCATTTTCTTAAGAGAAGGGAGTAATGACCGGGCTTTTTAGGGCTTTTTTGTATAATTTGTAACAAAAGTTTAGAGAAGATGGCTATAGAAGCTTGCCTTGATGCAATTTAAGCATTTTTTATATGTAATTAATCGATTTCAAGTTACTTTTGGTAACAAAAGATACGAAAGTTTGATAAATCCAATGAGATTCTTATCACATGAAAAAGAACACACCTAACAAAAAAGCGTGTCTTAATACAGGCTATGATTTGAAAATTATGCCAAGTCCAGAATTGTTAGTAATGCTAGAGACTGGCTCTGAGTATTATGGGGAAAATGTCAAGATTTTGGGAAATTGAGTTGAAAACAAAAAATGTTGTAAATTTTATCGATAATTTTTCACAATCATAGCTGCTAAAAGGTTTCTGAACAGTAAGGAAGGTAATAAATGATTAAAGAAATGTGGCAATTTCGAGGTCGATATAAAATTTTACACTTGACCTGGTTTGCGTTCTTTTTAAGTTTTGTAGTCTGGTTTAATATGGCCCCTTTAGCCACCGCGATTAAAGCTGATTTTGGCTTAGAAGAAAGTCAAATTAGAACCTTAGCTATCTGTAACGTAGCTTTGACAGTACCAGCCCGTATTATTATTGGAATGTTGTTGGACAAATACGGCCCAAAAATTACTTATTCTTTATTATTAATGTATGCGGCTGTTCCCTGTGTTATTTTTGCTTTTGCCGATAACTTTACTCAATTAGTCATCAGTCGTCTCGCTTTGAGTTTGGTGGGAGCCGGGTTTGTCATTGGAATTCGCATGGTAGCAGAATGGTTTCCGCCTAAAGAAATCGGTTTAGCTGAAGGAATTTATGGCGGATGGGGCAATTTTGGCTCGGCGGCGGCGGCCTTTACTCTTCCCACCCTTGCGGCTTGGATAGCTTTTGGAGCGGTTAATCCAGCCACCGGAGAGGCTCTGTTAAATTGGCGTTTTGCGATCGCCGGAACCGGACTTATCGCGGCTTTATATGGGATGTTTTATTACTTTAATGTAGAAAATACTCCCCCAGGAAAAGCCTATCAACGTCCTAAAAGCGCTCGTGGGATTGAAGTGACGACTCAGCGAGATTTCTGGTTTTTAATGCTGATGAATGTTCCTCTCGTCGGAATTTTAATGGTCTTGGCTTGGCGTTTAAAGAAAGTTGGGTTATATGATCAAAGTGTGTTAACTATCGTTTTACTGGCTTTAGTGGGTTTGTATCTGTTTCAGGCTTATAACTGTTGGAGTGCTAACAAAGATTTAATGTTAGGCAAAAAACGCTACTCCGCCGAAGAACGTTATAATTTTTCTCAAGTTGCCATCCTCGAATTAACCTATTTTGTCAATTTCGGTTCAGAATTAGCGGTTGTCTCGATGCTTCCTGCCTTTTTTGAGGGAACTTTTCCCCTAAATGCGGCTCAAGCCGGAATGATTGCTTCTACTTATGCCTTTATGAATTTGATGTCTCGTCCGGGCGGAGGGTTAATTTCTGATAAATTGGGAAGTCGTAAAAATACAATGGCGGTTCTGACGTTAGGGATGGGAATTGGCTATTTAATGATGGGTTCAGTCAATTCAAATTGGTGGTTAGTGGCGGCAATTTTATTAACGATGGCTTGTTCTTTCTTTGTGCAAGCGGGAGAAGGATCGACTTTTGCTATAGTTCCTCTCATTAAACGTCGTATTACCGGTCAAATTGCCGGAAATGTGGGAGCTTATGGTAATGTAGGGGCAGTAGCTTACTTAACTATCTTTAGTTTACTCCCCGAATGGTTAGGAGGTGGACAAACTCCCTCGTCAGCGATTATCGCCCAAGCGAATACTGTGTTTTTCCAAATGATGGGGATTGGGGCTGTGATTGTTGCCTTTCTCTGTTGGTTCTTCCTCAAAGAACCCAAAGGATCTTTTGCTGAACATTATCAAGAAGAAGAAGAAGAAGAAGACATCGGCTTCTCCACGACAGCCGAGACAAAGCAAGTTTTTAAATAAAAAAAGTTTTGAGCGGTTTGTATAGGGGGGTATTCATGCTTCCCTATTTTTTTTAGGGCAGGAGGCAGAGGGAAAGTTCAGTTTTACCATAGGATTTAACAAAAATGCAAATACAGAATTTTTTTGATGTAATATATACATATTAAATTTTTTTGGGTAACCAAATATACAAAAATCAGGGATTAATAATGTAATTCTGAATGGGGATTATCAAAAATTAAGCAGTGTGGCTTATGGCGGAATATTCAGGTAAAAAGCTTTAAAACATAAGATTTCCCCATATTTCAATCTTTTTGGGTGGGTAATAGCTCACCTAAATTTTATTTTTATCCTAATGGAGCAAGAATACCCCATCCGTCTGTACGGTGGGGAGGAATTGCGACCAATAAATAAACCGTGCATAGCACAGAGCTAAGATTTTAACCTGTTTGCTCAAAAAAGATAACTCATGCTATAAAATTTTGCGAGATAATACTAATGAGAGATAGAAGTTTATTTTTCATTAAAAATTTAAATCATGTTAAAAGTTTTTGCAGATAGAGGGGGAACATTTACCGATTTAGTAGCGGTGACAGATAATCCGAGTATCATAGACCAACTTTCAAAACATCCTCAAAAGTTTTTAATTGTTTCTCTTCCTAATCATCAATGGGTAATTGTTTATAAATTACTGTCAGAAAATCCTGAACTTTATCAAGATGCAGTCATTCAAGGGATTCGAGATATTTTAAATCTGGGGAAAAATGATCCTATTCCCACATCAGAAATAGAAGTGGTAAAAATGGGCACTACCGTCGCTACTAACGCCCTTTTAGAAAGAAAAGGAGACCGGGTAGTTCTTCTGATAACCCAAGGGTTTAAAGATGCTTTGAGAATTGGTTATCAAAACCGTCCTTATATTTTCGCCCGTCAGATTATTTTACCCACAATGCTTTATGAAAGGGTGATAGAAGTAGAAGAACGTTATGATGCCCAAGGGAATGAATTAATCCCGGTTAATGTTGCTCAAGTAATCCAGGATTTACAAGTAGCCTATGATGAAGGAATTCGCAGTTGTGCTATTGTTTTGATGCACAGTTATCGCTATCCTAATCATGAACAACAAATAGCCGAAATAGCCCAGAAAATAGGATTTACTCAAGTCTCCATCTCTCATCAAATTAGTCCGTTAATGAAATTAGTTAGCCGAGGCGATACAACGGTAGTCGATGCTTATTTAACGCCTATTTTGCGCCGTTATGTTAATCAAGTCGCCAGTCAGTTACCTAACGTTAAATTAATGTTTATGAAATCTGACGGAGGGTTAACTGATGCACATCAATTTCAAGGAAAAGATAGTATTTTATCCGGTCCTGCCGGGGGAATTGTTGGTGCTGTACAAACCAGTTTAAGGGCAGGATTTAAAAAAATTATTACTTTTGATATGGGGGGAACTTCAACGGATGTCGCCCATTTTAAAGGGGAATATGAACGACAATTAGAAAATGAAATCGCCGGAGTACGGATGCGCGTTCCGGTTTTAGATATTAATACGGTTGCTGCTGGTGGAGGGTCAATTCTATTTTTTGATGGGGCTACTTTTCGGGTAGGGCCGGAGTCTGGAGCGGCTAACCCTGGCCCGGCTTGTTATCGTCGTGGAGGACAACTAACGGTTACAGATGCTAATGTTATGTTAGGGAAAATTCAGCCTCAATATTTCCCGTCTGTTTTTGGAATTGAGGGTAATTTACCGTTAGATAAAGAGATTGTTATAGAAAAGTTTACCCAATTAACTCAAGAGGTGGGCCATTATTCTACCCCCGAACAAATTGCAGCCGGATTTATTAGTATTGCCGTAGAAAATATGGCTAATGCTATTAAAAAAATCTCTCTACAACGGGGTTATGATGTGACGGATTATGCTTTATGTTGTTTTGGGGGGGCAGGAGGACAAGTGGCTTGTTTAATTGCCGATACGTTAGGCATGAAAAAGATTTTTCTTCATCCTTATGCGGGAGTTTTATCCGCTTATGGGATGGGGTTGGCGGATGTGAGGGCAATTCGAGAGAGGGCAATTGAACACCCTTTAACCTCAGAATTAATCCCTCAATTACACCAGTTAATGGAATCTTTAG belongs to Gloeothece citriformis PCC 7424 and includes:
- a CDS encoding CmpA/NrtA family ABC transporter substrate-binding protein, with amino-acid sequence MTRLSRRKFILTAGATAAGTLIIHGCSSSTSETATSSSPSPNASPVAASGTGPEVTTAKLGFIALTDAAPLIIAKEKGLFDKYGMTGVEVLKQASWPVTRDNLELGSQGGGIDGAHILTPMPYLMTLGTITKTKQPVPMYILARLNLNGQAISVSNNYQDLKVGTDSKALKEVFTKAKSSGKEMKAAMTFPGGTHDLWLRYWLAAGGIDPNTDISVVPVPPPQMVANMKVGNMEAFCVGEPWNAQLVNQKLGYSALVTGQLWKDHPEKALTLRKDWADQNPKAAKAILMAVMEAQQWCDKAENKEEMCQIISQDKWLKVPATDIIARSKGEIDFGTGEVKKDFPQLMKFWSDNASYPYKSHDLWFLTEEIRWGYIPADTDTKKLVDEVNREDLWREAALELNVPETEIPKSPSRGVETFFDGVTFDPEKPEDYLKSLKIKKV
- a CDS encoding MFS transporter, which codes for MIKEMWQFRGRYKILHLTWFAFFLSFVVWFNMAPLATAIKADFGLEESQIRTLAICNVALTVPARIIIGMLLDKYGPKITYSLLLMYAAVPCVIFAFADNFTQLVISRLALSLVGAGFVIGIRMVAEWFPPKEIGLAEGIYGGWGNFGSAAAAFTLPTLAAWIAFGAVNPATGEALLNWRFAIAGTGLIAALYGMFYYFNVENTPPGKAYQRPKSARGIEVTTQRDFWFLMLMNVPLVGILMVLAWRLKKVGLYDQSVLTIVLLALVGLYLFQAYNCWSANKDLMLGKKRYSAEERYNFSQVAILELTYFVNFGSELAVVSMLPAFFEGTFPLNAAQAGMIASTYAFMNLMSRPGGGLISDKLGSRKNTMAVLTLGMGIGYLMMGSVNSNWWLVAAILLTMACSFFVQAGEGSTFAIVPLIKRRITGQIAGNVGAYGNVGAVAYLTIFSLLPEWLGGGQTPSSAIIAQANTVFFQMMGIGAVIVAFLCWFFLKEPKGSFAEHYQEEEEEEDIGFSTTAETKQVFK
- a CDS encoding hydantoinase/oxoprolinase family protein; protein product: MLKVFADRGGTFTDLVAVTDNPSIIDQLSKHPQKFLIVSLPNHQWVIVYKLLSENPELYQDAVIQGIRDILNLGKNDPIPTSEIEVVKMGTTVATNALLERKGDRVVLLITQGFKDALRIGYQNRPYIFARQIILPTMLYERVIEVEERYDAQGNELIPVNVAQVIQDLQVAYDEGIRSCAIVLMHSYRYPNHEQQIAEIAQKIGFTQVSISHQISPLMKLVSRGDTTVVDAYLTPILRRYVNQVASQLPNVKLMFMKSDGGLTDAHQFQGKDSILSGPAGGIVGAVQTSLRAGFKKIITFDMGGTSTDVAHFKGEYERQLENEIAGVRMRVPVLDINTVAAGGGSILFFDGATFRVGPESGAANPGPACYRRGGQLTVTDANVMLGKIQPQYFPSVFGIEGNLPLDKEIVIEKFTQLTQEVGHYSTPEQIAAGFISIAVENMANAIKKISLQRGYDVTDYALCCFGGAGGQVACLIADTLGMKKIFLHPYAGVLSAYGMGLADVRAIRERAIEHPLTSELIPQLHQLMESLERQARQELNPDEAIYQEEIVQKVNLKYLGTDSILNVNFAPTVTEMRKAFETEHQTRYGFIQTEKPLIVESVSVEVIQKMENPKESLILRTRPLNEQPTPLERVKMFTANTWHDTPVYRREDLQPEDVIKGTAIIVEKISTIVVEPEWIARLTQHNHLILERF